One Mycobacterium sp. SMC-4 DNA window includes the following coding sequences:
- a CDS encoding KasA/KasB family beta-ketoacyl-ACP synthase, whose translation MNVATTDGGRPAVVVTAVASTTALATDAESTWTQLQAGKSGIASIAEFLPDDVELPVRIGGRVNEDFDAQLSRVEVRRLSYTQKMALVLNRRLWEAAGSPEVETRRLLVSISHAFGSTRDLWTGYEQFKSRGLRAISPLAVQMHMPNAPAAAVGLDREAKAGVIAPTAGDASGAAAIAEAWRLITLGEADMAICGGVESRIEPVPIVAFNNMGVLATDNDDPEGACRPFDQNRTGMVFGEAGALLLVESEEHAAARGATPLARLMGVGTTSDAHDLLEPDTSGELAAAAVSRALTLSGVTADDIDHVNAHAAGTKIGDLTEARALHQVFGGHHPAVTAAKAALGHSMGAAGAVEAVLTVQAVRDGVIPPTRNLQTLDPEIDLDVVTGEARRGDYRHALSTTLGFGGHNVALVFGKY comes from the coding sequence ATGAACGTGGCGACAACCGACGGCGGACGACCCGCGGTCGTGGTGACCGCGGTCGCTTCCACGACGGCGTTGGCGACCGACGCCGAGTCCACGTGGACGCAGCTGCAGGCGGGTAAGAGCGGTATCGCTTCGATCGCAGAGTTCCTGCCCGACGACGTGGAACTGCCGGTACGCATCGGTGGGCGGGTCAACGAGGATTTTGACGCTCAGCTGAGTCGGGTCGAGGTGCGTCGGCTGTCCTACACCCAGAAGATGGCGCTGGTCCTCAACCGCCGACTGTGGGAAGCCGCCGGCTCACCCGAGGTGGAGACGCGGCGACTGCTGGTCTCGATCAGCCACGCCTTCGGCAGCACCCGCGACCTGTGGACCGGGTACGAGCAGTTCAAATCACGGGGACTGCGGGCGATTTCACCGTTGGCGGTGCAGATGCACATGCCCAACGCACCGGCCGCCGCGGTGGGGCTGGACCGTGAGGCCAAGGCCGGCGTGATCGCCCCGACCGCGGGCGATGCGTCCGGTGCCGCGGCGATCGCCGAGGCATGGCGATTGATCACCCTCGGCGAGGCCGACATGGCGATCTGTGGCGGCGTGGAATCCAGAATCGAACCGGTACCGATTGTGGCGTTCAACAACATGGGCGTGCTCGCAACCGACAACGACGACCCTGAAGGCGCGTGCCGCCCGTTCGACCAGAACCGCACCGGCATGGTCTTCGGGGAAGCTGGCGCGTTGCTGCTCGTCGAGTCCGAGGAACATGCCGCAGCACGCGGTGCGACACCGCTGGCGCGACTGATGGGCGTCGGCACCACGTCCGACGCGCACGATCTGCTGGAACCGGACACCTCCGGTGAGCTCGCGGCCGCCGCGGTCAGCCGGGCGCTCACGCTGTCCGGGGTCACCGCGGACGACATCGACCACGTCAACGCCCACGCCGCCGGCACCAAGATCGGCGACCTGACTGAAGCCCGCGCCCTGCATCAGGTGTTCGGCGGGCACCACCCGGCCGTCACGGCTGCCAAAGCCGCTCTGGGCCATTCGATGGGTGCGGCGGGGGCGGTCGAGGCGGTGCTGACCGTGCAGGCGGTCCGCGACGGCGTCATCCCGCCGACGAGGAATCTGCAGACGCTCGACCCCGAAATCGACCTCGACGTGGTGACCGGGGAGGCCCGCCGCGGCGACTACCGCCACGCGCTGAGCACCACCCTGGGCTTCGGTGGCCACAACGTGGCGCTGGTGTTCGGAAAGTACTGA
- a CDS encoding ferritin-like domain-containing protein — MATTVNTNQARTNETATLIAQLRTILDLTHTEIQVAETRIAQARNDAVRRELTENAENARIRAEAIEHAIRNLGGFPDIIGPFLGRAAAAVKALTEQAEPFDEALLGDLALEGQLLDRARYVKALAVGAKNSDVEELATRLITAHSATVEWLTTVLAEDALGGPAALRRTPMQAAAGLAVKLVNLPLTWSTRSAERAAEALRSLRPAIDDLAERSSRTGDIAAKALAGARDSALEAAERITREQGAEDAADAIHAARSATGVLAADELPISDYDEMTVAEAGNAVKELSDPADIRAIIAYEEAHKNRQRVVSAAQTRLAAIAQEVVGIS; from the coding sequence ATGGCCACCACGGTCAACACCAATCAGGCTCGAACCAACGAAACGGCGACTCTGATCGCCCAGCTTCGCACCATCCTCGATCTCACACACACCGAGATCCAGGTCGCGGAAACGCGAATTGCGCAGGCACGCAACGATGCGGTGCGGCGTGAGCTCACCGAGAATGCCGAGAACGCGCGAATCCGCGCGGAGGCGATCGAGCACGCCATCCGCAACCTCGGGGGATTCCCCGACATCATCGGCCCGTTCCTGGGTCGCGCGGCGGCGGCAGTCAAGGCACTCACCGAACAGGCCGAGCCGTTCGATGAGGCGCTGCTGGGAGACCTCGCGCTCGAAGGCCAGCTGCTCGACCGGGCACGCTACGTCAAGGCGCTGGCGGTCGGAGCCAAGAATTCCGACGTCGAGGAACTCGCGACCCGGCTGATTACCGCACACTCCGCGACCGTCGAATGGTTGACCACCGTGCTGGCCGAGGATGCGCTGGGCGGCCCGGCTGCGCTGCGCCGGACCCCGATGCAGGCGGCTGCCGGATTGGCCGTCAAGCTGGTGAACCTTCCGCTGACCTGGTCGACGCGTAGTGCCGAGCGCGCCGCGGAGGCTCTGCGGTCGCTGCGCCCGGCGATCGACGACCTGGCCGAGCGCAGCTCCCGCACCGGTGACATCGCCGCCAAGGCGCTGGCCGGTGCCCGGGATTCAGCGCTGGAGGCCGCGGAGCGGATCACCCGGGAACAGGGTGCCGAAGATGCCGCCGATGCGATCCACGCCGCCCGCTCGGCTACCGGCGTGCTGGCTGCTGACGAGCTGCCGATCAGCGACTACGACGAGATGACGGTCGCCGAAGCCGGCAATGCCGTCAAGGAGCTGAGCGATCCGGCCGATATCCGCGCGATCATCGCCTACGAGGAGGCCCACAAGAACCGCCAGCGGGTCGTCTCTGCGGCGCAGACCCGGCTCGCCGCGATCGCCCAGGAAGTTGTCGGCATCAGCTGA
- a CDS encoding iron-containing redox enzyme family protein: protein MPTLTEPALPEPRGPVSLSVVQLLAERAPLRYLTRVETSLADADPVGIDVQLALYICYELHYRGFAGVDAGWEWNPGLLYLRSRLEELFLGDLRRAVGEIDPHLSALTELDNLCVEPVGGNGPSYFLRDEGSWDQMREYFVHRSLYHLKEGDPHAWAIPRLIGQAKASFVAVEFDEFGAGKGTRLHQQLFADLLAAAGLDTTYLGYLDVVPAESLAVVNVMSMFGLHRRWRGCAVGHFAATEVTSPPGSRRMVQALERLGAPDECAQFYREHVEADAVHEQVVRTDVVGDLIAREPELNDDVVFGIRAFGLVEDRLAEHLMKNWVDGRSSLRHPLD, encoded by the coding sequence ATGCCGACCCTCACTGAGCCCGCGCTGCCCGAACCCCGAGGACCTGTGTCGTTGTCGGTGGTGCAGCTGCTGGCCGAGCGCGCGCCGCTGCGCTACCTGACCCGGGTCGAGACTTCGCTGGCCGACGCCGATCCAGTTGGCATCGACGTACAGCTGGCCCTCTACATCTGTTACGAGTTGCACTACCGCGGCTTCGCCGGCGTCGACGCCGGGTGGGAGTGGAACCCCGGATTGCTCTACCTGCGCAGCCGACTGGAGGAACTGTTCCTCGGGGACCTGCGTCGCGCCGTCGGAGAGATCGACCCGCACCTCAGCGCGCTGACCGAGCTGGACAATCTGTGCGTCGAGCCGGTCGGGGGCAACGGCCCGTCCTACTTCCTGCGCGACGAGGGCAGCTGGGACCAGATGCGCGAGTACTTCGTGCACCGGTCGCTGTACCACCTCAAGGAGGGTGACCCACACGCGTGGGCGATCCCCCGGCTGATCGGACAGGCCAAGGCCTCGTTCGTGGCCGTGGAGTTCGACGAGTTCGGCGCAGGCAAAGGAACCCGGCTGCACCAGCAGCTGTTCGCCGATCTTCTGGCCGCTGCCGGGCTGGACACCACGTACCTCGGGTACCTGGACGTGGTTCCCGCCGAGTCGCTCGCCGTGGTCAACGTGATGTCGATGTTCGGTCTGCACCGCCGGTGGCGCGGCTGCGCGGTCGGTCATTTCGCCGCTACAGAGGTGACCTCCCCGCCCGGGTCGCGGCGGATGGTGCAGGCCCTGGAGCGTCTGGGCGCCCCTGATGAGTGCGCGCAGTTCTACCGCGAGCACGTCGAGGCCGACGCGGTCCACGAGCAAGTGGTGCGGACCGACGTCGTCGGCGACCTCATCGCCCGCGAGCCCGAGCTCAACGACGACGTGGTCTTCGGGATCCGGGCCTTCGGGCTGGTGGAGGACCGCTTGGCCGAACACCTGATGAAGAACTGGGTCGACGGCCGCTCGTCGCTACGTCACCCGCTGGACTGA
- a CDS encoding CDGSH iron-sulfur domain-containing protein produces MTDQPARLVRVVPGGPVLVEGPVCIELPDGSTVESDRFMVAICACRRSKTYPLCDTSHRRRQRTEESGERVPEQTPAAGGH; encoded by the coding sequence ATGACCGACCAACCCGCCCGCCTGGTACGTGTCGTACCGGGCGGGCCGGTACTCGTCGAGGGGCCGGTGTGTATCGAGCTGCCTGATGGCAGCACTGTGGAGTCGGACCGCTTCATGGTCGCGATCTGCGCGTGCCGCCGCTCCAAGACGTATCCGTTGTGCGATACCAGCCACCGCCGCCGCCAACGCACCGAGGAGTCCGGCGAGCGGGTACCCGAGCAGACCCCCGCGGCGGGCGGCCACTGA